One stretch of Qingrenia yutianensis DNA includes these proteins:
- the scpB gene encoding SMC-Scp complex subunit ScpB, whose product MEEEKVKAVIESILFAMGESVPIDRICEALEIDRKNAEIIMEKMQSEYENDQSRGIKILRLEDSFQLCTKTEYYGYIRTVAEKKSKVSLSNAALEVLSIVAYNQPVTRSSIEFIRGVNSDGSLSKLVELGLVEEKGRLDAPGRPILFGTTEEFLRCFGLTSLSSLPAVDNPNDIIIQQEFDIDSAQNGENAENTAQEIHTDADAGNAEQNI is encoded by the coding sequence ATGGAAGAAGAAAAAGTTAAAGCGGTGATAGAGAGCATACTCTTTGCAATGGGCGAATCGGTGCCGATCGACAGGATTTGCGAGGCGCTTGAAATCGACAGAAAAAATGCCGAAATCATTATGGAAAAAATGCAGTCGGAATATGAAAACGACCAATCGCGCGGAATAAAAATTCTGCGTCTTGAAGACAGCTTTCAGCTTTGCACCAAAACCGAATATTACGGCTATATCCGCACGGTTGCCGAGAAAAAAAGCAAGGTCAGCCTGTCGAATGCCGCGCTTGAGGTTTTGAGCATTGTGGCATACAATCAGCCGGTAACGCGAAGCAGTATCGAATTTATCCGCGGTGTAAACAGCGACGGCTCGCTTTCAAAGCTTGTTGAACTGGGACTCGTTGAGGAAAAAGGCAGGCTCGACGCACCCGGCAGACCGATTTTGTTCGGTACAACAGAGGAATTTTTGCGTTGCTTCGGTTTAACCTCATTAAGCAGTCTGCCTGCCGTGGACAACCCCAATGACATAATAATTCAGCAGGAATTTGACATTGACTCGGCACAAAACGGCGAAAACGCAGAAAACACAGCACAGGAAATCCACACCGATGCCGATGCCGGAAATGCCGAACAAAACATTTAA
- the rplQ gene encoding 50S ribosomal protein L17: MPGTRKLGKATDHRIAMLKNLTTALLENGKIETTVAKAKEVRSLAERMITLGKQNTLHTRRQALSYITKEDVVTKLFGEIAPKYADRNGGYTRIVKIGPRRGDAAEMAIIELV, from the coding sequence ATGCCGGGTACAAGAAAATTAGGTAAAGCTACCGATCATAGAATTGCTATGCTGAAAAACCTTACAACTGCGCTTTTGGAAAACGGCAAAATTGAAACAACCGTTGCAAAGGCTAAAGAAGTAAGAAGCTTGGCTGAAAGAATGATAACCTTGGGTAAACAAAATACTCTTCATACAAGAAGGCAGGCGCTTTCTTATATTACGAAAGAGGACGTTGTTACAAAGCTGTTTGGCGAAATAGCTCCCAAATATGCCGATAGAAACGGCGGATATACCAGAATTGTAAAGATTGGTCCCAGACGCGGCGATGCTGCTGAAATGGCGATTATCGAATTGGTATAA
- a CDS encoding DUF2953 domain-containing protein: MKILLICLAVLSVLILFLLFIRLNFYFEGYFNNESKNFMLRFYVFTKKLGFNIKFKETKKEKEKKEAGKAEGKDSFIDKAKRVKNNINILKNTFSASKGHIKKSITVKYVNFSMDFGLGDAALTGISTGVLWGVIYSAFALVCKLFTVKEHKFSIDPIFNKNIMKINLGGVVYTRLVDILAAAIIIFRNYSKAKKLFEEYKPEISDKKIKDYK; encoded by the coding sequence ATGAAAATTTTGCTTATTTGCCTTGCCGTACTTTCGGTTTTGATTTTATTTTTGCTTTTTATAAGGCTTAATTTTTACTTCGAGGGTTACTTCAACAACGAGAGCAAAAACTTTATGCTGCGGTTTTATGTTTTCACAAAAAAGCTTGGTTTTAACATAAAATTTAAAGAAACAAAAAAGGAAAAAGAGAAAAAAGAAGCCGGAAAGGCCGAGGGCAAGGACAGTTTTATCGACAAGGCAAAGCGTGTCAAAAATAACATAAACATCTTGAAAAACACGTTTTCCGCATCGAAAGGACATATAAAAAAGTCAATCACTGTAAAATACGTCAATTTTAGTATGGATTTCGGTCTTGGCGACGCGGCGCTGACGGGGATTTCGACGGGCGTTTTGTGGGGCGTGATTTACTCCGCTTTTGCACTTGTCTGCAAGCTTTTCACCGTGAAAGAGCACAAATTTTCAATCGACCCGATTTTCAACAAAAACATTATGAAAATAAACCTCGGCGGCGTGGTTTACACGCGTTTGGTTGATATTTTGGCGGCGGCAATCATTATTTTCAGGAATTACTCAAAAGCGAAAAAGCTTTTTGAAGAATATAAACCCGAAATTTCGGACAAAAAAATAAAAGATTATAAATAA
- the ytfJ gene encoding GerW family sporulation protein, producing the protein MNPIEGLLNVSMEKIKAMVDVNTIVGDPVTTADGTTVIPVSKVSFGFGAGGSEFAQDLKDNPEADGKMFGGGAGSGVSINPIAFLVIGKESVRILPITNSVTTADRIIDAVPDILNKVNGFIKNFKSKDDDEVVIKEETVVKEDTEE; encoded by the coding sequence ATGAACCCAATCGAAGGTTTGCTCAATGTATCAATGGAAAAAATCAAGGCTATGGTAGACGTTAACACAATCGTCGGCGACCCGGTTACAACCGCCGACGGCACAACGGTTATCCCCGTTTCAAAGGTGTCGTTCGGATTTGGCGCGGGCGGTTCGGAATTTGCACAGGATTTAAAGGATAATCCCGAAGCTGACGGCAAAATGTTCGGCGGCGGAGCAGGAAGCGGTGTGTCAATAAACCCAATCGCGTTTTTGGTTATCGGCAAAGAAAGCGTACGTATCCTGCCTATTACAAACAGCGTAACCACTGCGGACAGAATTATTGATGCCGTTCCCGATATTTTGAACAAGGTTAACGGATTTATCAAGAATTTCAAGTCGAAAGATGATGATGAAGTTGTTATAAAAGAAGAAACGGTTGTAAAAGAAGATACCGAAGAATAG
- a CDS encoding Dabb family protein — MLKHIIFWKLNDKSKADEIAADLNSRFKALLGKVDGLKEAEVGKNVNGGDFDITLYTVFESAEDEKAYQTNPLHIEIKKVVHSVVCDRICIDYLV, encoded by the coding sequence ATGCTGAAACATATTATATTTTGGAAATTGAACGACAAATCGAAAGCGGACGAAATTGCGGCGGATTTAAACTCGCGTTTTAAGGCTCTTTTGGGCAAGGTTGACGGTCTTAAAGAGGCTGAAGTCGGCAAAAACGTAAACGGCGGTGACTTTGACATCACGCTTTACACCGTTTTTGAGAGCGCAGAGGACGAGAAAGCGTATCAGACAAATCCGCTCCATATCGAAATTAAAAAAGTTGTTCACTCGGTTGTGTGCGACAGAATTTGCATTGACTATTTGGTGTAA
- a CDS encoding segregation and condensation protein A, giving the protein MDDKLSFKLQTFEGPLDLLLHLIKKNKVSVYDIPIVEITEQYLDYLNKMEEFDLEISSEFLYMASELLLIKSKMLLPRHEEEEEDPRQNLADRLIEYEKIKKAKEKLEKMQFQGYLSFYKLPTLPEKENKPKRIEHIDIEKLTEAFMTVIEKTERKMPPPKEKFEGIVAHVTVSVEDKTAHYLKSIKKGESRSFEDMFDSIESRSEAVSAFLAILELMRSGVFSSYEEDGKIFIKRTEVDINTEEIDNNYL; this is encoded by the coding sequence GTGGACGATAAATTATCCTTTAAGCTTCAAACCTTTGAGGGTCCTTTGGATTTGTTGCTTCATCTTATAAAAAAGAATAAAGTGAGCGTTTATGATATTCCGATTGTCGAAATCACCGAGCAGTATCTTGATTATCTTAACAAAATGGAGGAATTCGACCTTGAAATTTCGTCGGAATTTTTGTATATGGCATCGGAGCTTTTGCTGATAAAGTCGAAAATGCTCCTTCCGCGCCACGAGGAGGAAGAAGAGGATCCTCGTCAAAACCTTGCGGACAGGCTCATTGAATACGAAAAAATCAAAAAGGCGAAAGAAAAGCTTGAAAAAATGCAGTTTCAGGGGTATCTTTCGTTTTACAAGCTCCCCACGCTCCCCGAAAAGGAGAACAAACCGAAACGCATTGAACATATAGACATTGAAAAGCTGACTGAGGCTTTTATGACGGTAATCGAGAAAACCGAGCGCAAAATGCCTCCTCCGAAAGAAAAATTCGAGGGCATTGTGGCGCACGTCACAGTGAGCGTTGAGGACAAAACCGCGCATTATCTCAAAAGCATCAAAAAGGGCGAAAGCCGAAGTTTTGAAGATATGTTTGACAGCATAGAAAGCCGAAGTGAGGCGGTTTCCGCATTTCTTGCAATTCTCGAGCTTATGCGCTCGGGCGTTTTTTCGTCATATGAAGAGGACGGAAAAATTTTTATAAAACGTACCGAAGTTGATATAAATACCGAAGAAATTGACAACAATTACTTATAG
- a CDS encoding ABC transporter substrate-binding protein: MKKTNGTMRKKFLSAVGVVCTAALLFTGCGANQTGETGVEKNDKVYKIGVTQYADHPSLDNCREGFIQGLANEGFKEGENIEIETVNAQAEMSKATQIAQTFASAGKDLVCGIATPSAQALYASCAEKNIPVIFNAISDPVAAKLAKSETEALPGITGISDKLPVEDQLKLIREILPDAKKIGIIYTTGEANSVSTIEEYKKLAPTYGFEIVDKGITKQAEIPQVMDVILTQVDCISNLTDNTVVAALGVVLEKANAAKIPVFGSEEEQVKNGCVASAGLDYVKLGVQAGEMAAKVLKGTKIDTIPFETLKETKYTFNEDAAKALGITISAETLAKAK; encoded by the coding sequence ATGAAAAAAACAAACGGAACAATGAGAAAGAAATTTTTGTCGGCAGTGGGTGTCGTTTGTACGGCGGCGCTTTTGTTTACCGGCTGCGGTGCAAATCAGACCGGCGAAACAGGCGTGGAGAAAAACGATAAGGTCTACAAAATCGGTGTAACACAGTATGCCGACCACCCGTCGCTTGATAACTGCCGTGAGGGATTTATTCAGGGACTTGCAAACGAGGGATTTAAAGAGGGCGAAAACATCGAAATTGAAACTGTAAACGCACAGGCGGAAATGTCGAAGGCAACGCAGATTGCACAGACATTCGCAAGCGCAGGCAAAGATTTGGTTTGCGGTATTGCAACACCGTCCGCACAGGCCTTGTACGCATCTTGCGCAGAGAAAAATATCCCGGTTATATTCAATGCGATTTCCGACCCGGTTGCGGCTAAACTTGCAAAATCGGAAACCGAAGCACTTCCGGGTATAACAGGTATAAGCGACAAGCTTCCTGTTGAGGACCAGTTAAAGCTTATCCGCGAGATTTTGCCCGACGCTAAAAAAATCGGAATTATCTACACCACGGGCGAGGCAAACTCGGTAAGTACCATTGAGGAATACAAAAAACTTGCACCGACTTACGGTTTTGAAATTGTTGACAAAGGTATCACAAAACAGGCTGAAATTCCGCAGGTTATGGACGTTATCTTAACACAGGTTGACTGCATTTCAAACCTCACCGATAACACGGTTGTTGCGGCGCTCGGCGTTGTTTTGGAAAAAGCAAACGCGGCGAAAATCCCCGTTTTCGGTTCGGAGGAAGAACAGGTTAAAAACGGATGTGTTGCATCTGCCGGTCTTGATTATGTAAAACTCGGCGTTCAGGCAGGCGAGATGGCGGCTAAAGTGCTCAAAGGCACAAAGATTGACACAATTCCGTTTGAAACACTGAAAGAAACAAAATATACTTTCAACGAGGACGCGGCAAAGGCACTCGGAATTACAATCAGTGCAGAAACGCTTGCAAAAGCAAAATAA
- a CDS encoding site-2 protease family protein yields the protein MFGNLLNRFLSLILTLPAVLLAISVHETAHGYAAYKMGDPTAKYSGRLSLNPFVHFDLIGFLCMLFFHFGWARPVPINPDNFKNRRKGVILVSLAGPVSNLAMAIISAILLGIAGKFVGFAALFSNVTSLKGLNVLVVMLYYCIVINVGLMIFNLIPIPPLDGSRVLTEFLPGRIKYKFYQYERYSFLVLLLIIYTGILDPILNGLTSLIMQPILNLVNFI from the coding sequence TTGTTCGGCAACTTATTAAACAGATTTTTAAGCCTTATTTTGACATTGCCTGCGGTTCTGCTCGCAATCAGCGTTCACGAAACCGCGCACGGCTATGCGGCATATAAAATGGGCGACCCTACCGCGAAATACAGCGGACGGCTGTCGCTTAACCCTTTTGTACATTTTGACCTTATCGGATTTTTGTGTATGCTCTTTTTCCACTTCGGCTGGGCGCGCCCCGTGCCGATTAACCCCGACAACTTCAAAAACCGCAGAAAAGGCGTAATATTGGTAAGCCTTGCAGGTCCGGTTTCAAACCTTGCAATGGCAATAATCAGCGCAATTCTTTTGGGTATTGCGGGAAAATTCGTCGGTTTTGCGGCGCTTTTTTCAAACGTGACATCGCTCAAGGGCTTGAACGTTTTGGTGGTTATGCTCTACTACTGCATAGTCATAAACGTGGGACTTATGATTTTCAACCTTATCCCCATTCCGCCTCTGGACGGCTCGCGTGTGCTGACCGAATTTCTGCCCGGCAGAATAAAATATAAATTTTATCAGTACGAACGATATTCGTTTTTGGTATTGTTACTCATAATTTACACAGGTATTCTCGACCCGATTTTAAACGGTCTTACAAGCCTTATTATGCAGCCGATACTAAACCTTGTAAACTTTATTTAG
- a CDS encoding spore germination protein: MKNIFLYSPPVKKAEFELKSDGKNTENKTDMEKVSRKIAENKRYVEETFSVPLNGDIVVRDFKIFVGSKSYNAFFVICDGLADGDSVNECVLKPFMYLKNSVIPKGETLDKIITGALLPQNQISVMSKIKPICDEVNFGLCALFVDTLEVGFSIDLKGWEHRGVDVPQNEKVILGPHEGFNEMLRTNTALIRKTVKNSNLVMESISLGKKSQTGASIAYIKGVTNKNLIDEVRFRCENINVDYIFTSHDLEQYIEDNSFVPAPQIFSTERPDRVCKALVQGRAAIVVSGSPNVLVVPATFLDFTKTAEDEYLRYPFAVMLRLIRMLAIFLTLFASALFIAITNYHQDLILTNILFSLEYARHLVPFPSAVEIIMMEISFELIKEAGVRVPDPIGQTLGIVGGLILGQAAVEANIVSPIAIIIVSITGLCSFIIPSYSFAFSFRLLRFAYIIGAAAGGFLGILTVLFVNLAVLFSLKSFGVNYTSPIAPKNSKNAFASLFAVPLWKKERRPDYLKPEEEFKQAKISREWKYKKR, encoded by the coding sequence TTGAAAAATATATTTTTGTATTCACCGCCCGTCAAAAAAGCAGAATTTGAGCTCAAGAGCGACGGCAAAAACACAGAAAATAAGACCGATATGGAAAAGGTAAGCCGAAAAATCGCCGAAAACAAGCGGTACGTTGAAGAAACGTTTTCCGTTCCGCTCAACGGCGATATTGTGGTGCGCGACTTTAAAATTTTCGTCGGTTCGAAATCCTACAACGCGTTTTTTGTAATCTGCGACGGTCTTGCCGACGGCGACAGCGTGAATGAGTGCGTTTTAAAGCCGTTTATGTATCTTAAAAATTCCGTTATCCCGAAGGGCGAAACGCTGGATAAAATCATTACCGGCGCGCTCCTGCCTCAAAATCAGATAAGTGTGATGAGCAAAATCAAGCCGATTTGCGACGAAGTGAACTTTGGTTTGTGCGCACTTTTTGTCGACACGCTCGAGGTTGGATTTTCCATTGATTTAAAAGGCTGGGAGCACAGGGGAGTTGACGTGCCCCAAAACGAAAAGGTGATTTTGGGTCCGCACGAGGGATTTAACGAAATGCTCCGCACAAACACCGCGCTTATCCGCAAAACGGTGAAAAATTCAAACCTTGTTATGGAGAGTATTTCGCTGGGCAAAAAGAGCCAAACAGGCGCGTCAATCGCCTATATAAAAGGCGTTACAAACAAAAACCTTATCGACGAGGTGCGGTTCAGATGCGAAAACATCAACGTTGATTACATTTTTACGTCGCACGATTTGGAGCAGTATATTGAAGATAATTCTTTTGTTCCCGCACCGCAGATTTTCTCCACCGAGCGCCCCGACAGGGTGTGCAAAGCGCTGGTGCAGGGCAGGGCGGCAATAGTGGTCAGCGGAAGTCCGAACGTGCTTGTCGTGCCGGCAACGTTTCTGGATTTCACCAAAACCGCCGAGGACGAATATCTGCGTTATCCTTTCGCGGTGATGCTTCGCCTTATACGTATGCTCGCGATTTTTCTCACGCTTTTTGCGTCCGCGCTGTTCATTGCGATAACAAATTATCACCAGGATTTAATTTTGACCAACATACTTTTCTCGCTGGAATACGCGCGTCATCTTGTGCCGTTTCCGTCGGCGGTGGAGATAATTATGATGGAAATTTCATTTGAACTGATAAAAGAGGCAGGCGTGCGCGTGCCCGACCCGATAGGGCAGACGCTCGGAATTGTGGGCGGTCTTATTCTGGGACAGGCGGCGGTTGAGGCGAACATTGTAAGCCCTATTGCAATAATAATCGTGTCGATAACGGGACTTTGCTCGTTTATAATTCCGAGTTATTCGTTCGCGTTTTCGTTCCGCCTTCTGCGGTTTGCTTATATAATCGGCGCGGCGGCCGGCGGATTTTTGGGTATATTAACTGTGCTTTTTGTAAACCTCGCGGTGCTGTTCTCGCTTAAATCGTTCGGTGTAAACTACACCTCGCCAATCGCACCGAAAAACAGTAAAAATGCTTTTGCATCGCTGTTTGCCGTGCCGTTGTGGAAGAAAGAACGGCGCCCCGATTATCTTAAACCCGAGGAAGAATTCAAGCAGGCGAAAATCTCGCGCGAATGGAAATACAAAAAAAGATAG
- a CDS encoding ABC transporter ATP-binding protein — translation MLKLENICQTFNKNTINEKVLFDGFSLSVAKDEFVSVVGSNGSGKTTLLNIVSGNLMPDDGKVFVGGKDVTKLKNYKRAKNIARVFQDPSLGTCPSMTIFENMSIADNKLKPYNLTGGLNHKRKDFYRSQLELLGLGLEDRMDTKTRTLSGGQRQALALIMATMVKPDILLLDEHTAALDPKSSDIVMGLTEKVVTEKKITTLMVTHNLRYAIDYSDRCIMMHEGNIHLDISGDEKKNKTIADLLTVFNEISIECGN, via the coding sequence ATGCTTAAACTCGAAAATATTTGTCAAACCTTCAACAAAAATACAATCAACGAAAAAGTGCTTTTCGACGGGTTTTCGCTTTCGGTTGCGAAAGACGAATTTGTGTCGGTTGTGGGCAGTAACGGCTCGGGAAAAACCACGCTTTTAAATATCGTTTCGGGAAACCTTATGCCCGATGACGGCAAGGTTTTCGTCGGCGGAAAGGACGTTACAAAGCTTAAAAATTACAAACGCGCAAAAAATATCGCGCGCGTTTTTCAGGATCCGTCGCTCGGCACCTGCCCGTCGATGACAATTTTTGAAAATATGTCAATCGCGGACAATAAACTTAAACCGTATAACCTCACCGGCGGATTAAATCATAAACGCAAGGATTTTTACCGTTCACAGCTTGAACTTTTGGGGCTTGGACTTGAGGACAGAATGGACACAAAAACGCGGACGCTCTCGGGCGGTCAGAGGCAGGCTTTGGCGCTTATTATGGCGACTATGGTTAAGCCCGACATTCTTCTTCTTGATGAGCACACCGCGGCACTCGACCCGAAGTCCAGCGACATAGTGATGGGACTTACCGAAAAGGTTGTGACCGAGAAAAAAATTACAACGCTTATGGTTACGCATAATCTGCGCTATGCGATTGATTATTCGGACAGATGCATTATGATGCACGAAGGAAATATTCATCTTGATATAAGCGGTGACGAAAAGAAAAATAAGACTATTGCCGACCTTTTGACGGTGTTTAACGAAATAAGCATAGAATGCGGAAATTGA
- a CDS encoding ABC transporter permease has protein sequence MGILSIASGILEQGFIFGIMALGIYITYKILDFPDLSVDGTFPLGAAVSTKLILSGVNPWLGLLGAFVSGTLAGMLTGFFHVKLKIKDLLSGILTMTLLYSVNYRIVGKPNEFFMGESTVFSTVNSLFPNMPPAYKPYTALLTVFVIAVIVKYVLDWYLGTKSGFLLKSVGSNEALVITLAEDPGKVKIIGLAICNGLVALAGAIYSQRSTQFDISSGTGMLVMGLAAVIIGTTVFSKMKFLRVTTGVLVGMIVYKACITLAISSGLQSSDMNLVVTVLFVLTLVFSDISKKKGAAKNA, from the coding sequence ATGGGAATTTTATCAATAGCCTCGGGAATTTTGGAACAAGGCTTTATATTCGGAATAATGGCGCTGGGAATTTACATTACATATAAAATTTTGGACTTTCCCGACCTTTCGGTTGACGGAACATTTCCGCTCGGCGCGGCGGTTTCTACAAAACTGATACTTTCGGGTGTAAACCCGTGGCTCGGTCTTTTGGGTGCGTTTGTTTCGGGAACGCTTGCAGGTATGCTGACGGGATTTTTTCACGTTAAACTCAAAATTAAAGACCTTTTAAGCGGTATTCTCACAATGACACTGCTCTATTCGGTGAATTACCGAATTGTCGGCAAACCGAATGAATTTTTTATGGGCGAAAGCACGGTGTTTTCAACCGTAAATTCGCTTTTCCCAAATATGCCGCCCGCATATAAGCCGTACACCGCGCTTTTGACGGTGTTTGTGATTGCGGTGATTGTAAAATACGTGCTGGATTGGTATCTCGGCACAAAATCGGGATTTCTGCTCAAAAGCGTAGGCTCAAACGAGGCGCTTGTAATTACGCTTGCCGAGGACCCCGGAAAAGTTAAAATAATCGGTCTTGCGATATGCAACGGCCTTGTTGCACTTGCAGGTGCGATATACAGCCAAAGAAGCACACAGTTCGATATTTCAAGCGGTACGGGTATGCTCGTTATGGGACTTGCCGCGGTTATAATCGGCACAACGGTATTCTCAAAAATGAAGTTTTTGCGTGTGACGACAGGCGTTTTGGTGGGTATGATTGTGTATAAAGCGTGCATTACGCTTGCAATCAGCTCCGGTTTGCAGTCGTCCGATATGAACCTTGTTGTGACGGTTCTGTTTGTTTTAACTCTCGTTTTCAGTGATATTTCAAAAAAGAAAGGGGCGGCAAAAAATGCTTAA
- a CDS encoding DNA-directed RNA polymerase subunit alpha has protein sequence MIEMEKPKVECVERSEDGTYARFEVEPLERGYGITLGNSIRRVLLSSLPGSAATSVKIDGVLHEFSTIPGVKEDVTEIILNIKKLITIVYSEVPKTVYIDATGAGEVLAGDIKCDSEVEIINKDLHIATLDDNAKLYMEITLANGRGYVSAEKNKENMQSIIGVIPVDSIYSPICKVNYNVTNTRVGQVTDYDKLSLELWSDGTITPEEALSLSAKILNDHMSLFIDLTDEIKHKDIMVEKEDNKKDKVLELTIEELDLSVRSFNCLKRAGINTVEDLVNKSEGEMMKVRNLGRKSLEEVIAKLAALGLVFSKETYDD, from the coding sequence ATGATAGAAATGGAAAAACCCAAGGTTGAATGTGTGGAAAGAAGCGAGGACGGAACATATGCGCGTTTTGAGGTTGAACCTCTTGAGCGAGGCTACGGTATAACATTAGGCAACTCAATCAGACGTGTTTTGCTTTCGTCACTTCCCGGTTCTGCCGCAACGTCCGTAAAAATCGACGGCGTACTCCACGAGTTTTCCACAATTCCCGGAGTTAAAGAAGATGTTACGGAAATAATTTTAAATATCAAAAAGCTTATAACCATTGTTTACAGTGAAGTGCCCAAGACCGTTTATATCGACGCGACCGGCGCAGGCGAGGTTCTCGCAGGCGATATTAAGTGCGACTCCGAAGTTGAAATCATCAACAAAGATTTGCACATTGCAACACTTGACGACAATGCAAAGCTTTATATGGAAATTACTCTTGCGAACGGCAGAGGCTACGTTTCGGCCGAGAAGAATAAGGAAAATATGCAGAGCATAATCGGCGTAATTCCCGTTGATTCTATCTATTCGCCCATCTGCAAGGTAAACTATAATGTAACCAACACCCGTGTTGGTCAGGTGACCGATTACGACAAGCTCTCGCTCGAGCTTTGGTCGGACGGTACAATTACACCTGAAGAGGCATTAAGCCTTAGCGCAAAAATCTTAAACGACCATATGAGCTTGTTTATCGACCTTACCGACGAAATCAAGCACAAGGATATTATGGTTGAAAAAGAGGATAACAAGAAGGATAAGGTTCTGGAACTCACAATCGAGGAGCTTGACCTTTCCGTTCGTTCGTTTAACTGCTTGAAGAGAGCCGGCATCAACACCGTTGAAGATTTGGTAAACAAATCCGAAGGCGAAATGATGAAGGTGAGAAACCTCGGCAGAAAATCGCTCGAAGAAGTTATCGCAAAACTTGCCGCTTTGGGATTGGTGTTCTCAAAAGAAACTTATGATGACTAA
- a CDS encoding GerAB/ArcD/ProY family transporter translates to MKVTSKDLSRLLTIMIVSKILFSDINIFVKNSGSAAYMEAILCAVSGIVIFLAISFFYKKIGCPDIFSSVEFSFGKLAKSIIGTLFFILSTVYNALSLKLYSDAIITIAYPNSHAFYVMAFIVVTMLVTAYNGIDTVTKFCSVCLVSMLSLLVILYALTLKNADVSNLFPIFGSGAKSIIFGAKNVYMYNEILFLFFLSSYLEKKEDAAKVGIKAILISSAVIIASTFIYNLCVPYPVSKMFNMPLLQLASSTEMDMFFQRTEGIFFLLWIYSSFLYLGTSFYFTLYSFKKTYNSTDFKALIPSLIVIIVIITSFFKSTDEVSRFYVTATWVFSVFAFAVPFISFVTEYFKRRKKNA, encoded by the coding sequence ATGAAGGTTACGTCAAAGGACTTATCAAGGCTTTTAACAATTATGATTGTGTCGAAAATTTTGTTTTCCGACATAAATATTTTTGTGAAAAATTCAGGCTCGGCGGCATATATGGAGGCGATTTTGTGCGCGGTGTCGGGCATTGTGATTTTTCTTGCAATATCTTTCTTCTATAAAAAAATAGGTTGCCCCGATATTTTTTCGTCGGTGGAATTTTCGTTTGGAAAACTTGCGAAAAGTATAATCGGAACGCTGTTTTTTATACTGTCAACGGTCTACAACGCGCTGTCGTTAAAACTGTATTCCGACGCGATAATAACCATTGCATACCCCAATTCACACGCATTTTACGTTATGGCGTTTATTGTTGTAACAATGCTTGTAACCGCATATAACGGCATTGACACGGTGACGAAATTCTGCTCGGTGTGCCTTGTGTCAATGCTTTCTCTGCTTGTGATTTTATATGCGTTAACGCTCAAAAACGCCGACGTGTCAAACCTGTTTCCAATATTCGGCAGTGGTGCGAAAAGTATAATTTTTGGTGCTAAAAATGTTTATATGTATAACGAAATTTTGTTTTTGTTCTTCCTTTCGAGCTATCTCGAAAAAAAGGAGGACGCGGCAAAAGTAGGGATTAAGGCGATTTTGATTTCGTCGGCGGTAATTATTGCGTCAACGTTTATATACAACCTCTGCGTGCCGTATCCCGTGTCGAAAATGTTTAATATGCCCCTTTTACAGCTCGCATCGTCAACCGAAATGGACATGTTTTTTCAGCGCACAGAGGGAATTTTCTTTCTTTTGTGGATATATTCGTCGTTTCTGTACCTTGGAACAAGCTTTTATTTCACGCTTTACTCATTCAAAAAAACATATAATTCCACCGATTTTAAGGCGCTTATCCCGTCTCTCATTGTGATAATCGTAATAATCACGTCATTTTTCAAAAGCACCGACGAGGTGTCACGGTTTTATGTCACCGCGACGTGGGTTTTTTCGGTTTTTGCGTTTGCAGTGCCGTTTATAAGCTTTGTGACCGAGTATTTCAAAAGGAGGAAGAAAAATGCTTAA